The Beijerinckiaceae bacterium genome has a window encoding:
- the cysE gene encoding serine O-acetyltransferase, with protein MGGAKIWTLLREDIGCVKARDPAARHTLEVILTYPGVHALILHRFANWLWKRGLRFPARLVSWFGRLVTNVDIHPGATIGRRFFIDHGAGVVIGETAEIGNDVTLYHGVTLGGTSWSPGKRHPTVESGVLIGAGAKILGPIVVCAGARIGANSVVVEDVPPGMTVVGIPGRVVREAREWRRSDGRIDLDHHLIPDPVGEALTRMLDRIEFLEARVTHLQGRVNPYLSGVQEARAKAADKPGKTEEKIDSASTSFAMTELR; from the coding sequence ATGGGCGGCGCGAAAATTTGGACTTTGCTGCGCGAAGACATCGGTTGCGTGAAGGCGCGCGATCCTGCCGCTCGGCATACCCTTGAAGTCATTCTTACCTATCCAGGAGTGCACGCTCTCATCCTGCACCGCTTCGCCAATTGGCTCTGGAAGCGGGGTTTGAGGTTTCCGGCCCGCTTGGTTTCCTGGTTTGGACGCCTCGTCACCAATGTCGACATCCATCCGGGAGCGACGATCGGGCGCCGGTTCTTTATCGATCATGGGGCCGGGGTCGTGATCGGCGAGACGGCGGAAATCGGCAATGATGTGACGCTTTACCACGGCGTGACCCTTGGCGGCACCAGCTGGTCGCCCGGCAAACGGCACCCGACGGTGGAGAGCGGCGTCTTGATCGGCGCCGGCGCCAAGATTCTCGGGCCGATCGTGGTTTGCGCCGGGGCCAGAATTGGAGCCAATTCGGTAGTGGTCGAAGATGTGCCGCCGGGGATGACGGTCGTCGGCATCCCCGGAAGAGTGGTGCGGGAGGCGCGCGAATGGAGGCGGAGCGATGGCCGCATCGACCTCGATCATCACCTGATCCCGGATCCTGTCGGTGAGGCGCTGACCCGCATGCTCGACCGGATCGAGTTCCTGGAGGCCCGCGTCACGCATTTGCAGGGGCGCGTCAATCCCTATCTTTCCGGCGTCCAGGAAGCGCGCGCCAAAGCCGCGGACAAACCCGGCAAGACTGAAGAAAAAATAGATTCGGCCTCGACTTCATTTGCGATGACGGAGCTTAGGTGA
- a CDS encoding nitrogenase stabilizing/protective protein NifW gives MSVIDDLGQLSAAEEFFVFLDVPFDATVVQVARLHILRRMGQYIKGSQIDGSFEGLPDAEIRSLCRTHLEQAYQDFVKSSPIQERLFKVHKEAVEPKAEPAKPFVPLASLAVANKGK, from the coding sequence ATGAGTGTGATTGACGATCTTGGACAGCTCTCCGCCGCTGAGGAGTTCTTTGTCTTTCTTGACGTACCCTTTGATGCCACCGTCGTACAAGTCGCGCGGCTGCATATTCTGCGGCGCATGGGGCAATATATTAAGGGGAGCCAAATCGACGGGTCTTTTGAAGGTCTTCCCGATGCGGAGATTCGATCACTCTGCCGCACTCATCTCGAACAAGCCTATCAGGATTTCGTCAAATCCTCTCCGATCCAGGAGCGGCTGTTCAAGGTGCACAAGGAAGCCGTGGAGCCGAAGGCAGAGCCCGCAAAACCTTTCGTGCCGCTCGCCTCCCTCGCCGTGGCGAACAAAGGAAAGTGA
- a CDS encoding iron-sulfur cluster assembly accessory protein, with product MINLTDSALEAVRSAIQGASEPVGGLRIMVEAGGCAGNKYMMGLVNEAEPDDTVVERDGVKVFVDMNSHDLLAGTTIDFVVALEGSGFTFENPNATASCSCGKSFGS from the coding sequence ATGATTAACCTGACCGACAGCGCATTGGAAGCGGTGCGGAGCGCGATCCAGGGTGCCTCCGAGCCCGTTGGCGGATTGCGCATCATGGTCGAGGCCGGTGGCTGCGCCGGCAACAAATATATGATGGGCCTCGTCAATGAGGCCGAGCCGGACGACACCGTCGTCGAGCGCGACGGCGTGAAAGTATTTGTCGACATGAATAGCCACGATCTCCTCGCCGGCACGACCATCGACTTCGTCGTGGCGCTGGAAGGTTCGGGGTTCACATTCGAAAACCCGAATGCAACGGCGAGTTGTTCTTGCGGCAAGTCATTCGGCTCCTAA
- the nifS gene encoding cysteine desulfurase NifS — protein MGPIYLDNNATTRTDPRVVSAMLPYFTEQFGNASSTHAFGTEVGGALKQARQHLQALLGAAFDHEIIFTSGGTESDNAAILSALEAQTDRDEIVTTSVEHPAILALVAHLEKTRGIKVHVIRVDGRGRLDLDSYKAALGPRTAIASVMWANNETGTLFPVAELAALAHAAGALFHTDAVQAVGKIAIDLKATEIDMLSLSGHKLHGPKGIGALYVRKGVKFKPLIRGGHQERGRRGGTENAPAIIGLGKAAELASAYLEEERLRVGALRDRLERGLLQIGHCFVTGDEQNRLSNTCNIAFEYIDGEAILHNMNKEGIAASSGSACTSGSTEPSHVLRAMDVPSTALHGAIRLSLSRENSDGDVDRVLEILPGIITKLRERSPMWQERQTSAELHVSNYA, from the coding sequence GTGGGACCGATCTATCTGGACAATAATGCGACAACTCGCACGGACCCTCGGGTCGTCTCGGCGATGCTGCCGTATTTTACCGAACAGTTTGGCAACGCGTCGTCCACTCACGCCTTCGGCACAGAGGTCGGCGGGGCGCTGAAACAGGCTCGCCAGCATTTGCAGGCCCTGCTCGGGGCGGCGTTCGACCACGAGATCATCTTTACCTCCGGTGGCACGGAATCCGACAACGCAGCGATTCTTTCAGCGCTTGAAGCGCAGACGGACCGGGATGAAATCGTCACGACGAGTGTCGAGCACCCGGCCATTCTGGCGCTCGTGGCCCATCTGGAAAAAACTCGCGGAATTAAGGTTCACGTGATCCGCGTCGATGGCCGCGGTCGCCTGGATCTTGACTCCTATAAGGCCGCGCTTGGGCCGCGAACCGCGATTGCATCGGTCATGTGGGCCAACAATGAGACCGGAACCTTGTTTCCGGTGGCAGAGCTGGCTGCGCTCGCTCATGCCGCTGGTGCGCTGTTCCATACCGATGCGGTGCAGGCGGTCGGCAAGATTGCGATCGACCTAAAAGCCACCGAAATCGATATGCTTTCCCTGTCGGGGCACAAGCTGCACGGGCCGAAAGGAATCGGCGCGCTTTATGTCCGAAAGGGCGTCAAATTCAAACCGCTGATCCGGGGCGGCCACCAAGAACGCGGCCGGCGTGGCGGAACGGAAAACGCCCCGGCGATCATTGGGCTTGGCAAGGCTGCTGAACTCGCGAGCGCTTACTTGGAAGAGGAGCGCCTCCGGGTCGGCGCCCTGCGCGACCGGCTCGAGCGGGGGCTGCTGCAGATCGGCCATTGTTTCGTGACGGGAGACGAACAGAACCGGCTGTCGAATACCTGCAACATCGCCTTTGAATACATCGATGGCGAGGCCATCCTCCATAACATGAACAAGGAAGGCATCGCGGCGTCATCGGGCTCGGCCTGTACCTCGGGCTCGACTGAACCGTCCCATGTCTTGCGCGCGATGGACGTCCCTTCCACGGCCCTGCATGGCGCCATCCGCCTTTCCCTGTCCCGCGAAAATTCCGACGGGGACGTCGATCGGGTTCTCGAAATATTGCCTGGCATCATTACAAAGCTGCGGGAACGGTCGCCGATGTGGCAAGAGCGCCAAACGAGTGCCGAGCTTCACGTCTCGAATTACGCGTGA
- the nifA gene encoding nif-specific transcriptional activator NifA produces MISSTRDGLNFTSHHAPDSNEFSNRAEIALHGVYEISKILAIPARLETTLSNVLKLLSSFLEMRHGTIALLDADGAPKIVVGLGWNEENAKTHFDRIPERAIGQIVTTKMPVVIEDVAKNPLFADWSASERGKTDSRVSFIGVPIKERDRVIGTLTIDRIWDGRADFRFDEDVRFLAMIANLVGQTVRLHDVVLRDRERLMTEQYRLEKELSESAPAEREPRLKGIIGESDAIRSVLDKIKIVARSNSTVLLRGESGTGKELFARATHDLSPRKKGPFIKLNCAALPESVLESELFGHERGAFTGAMAQRKGRFELADRGTLFLDEIGEISPTFQAKLLRVLQEGEFERVGGMRTLKVDVRLVAATNKNLEDAVARGEFRADLYYRINVVSISLPALRDRPDDVYILAREFLRRFNQEHGTQLALTSSAKGVLEECYFPGNVRELENCVRRTATLAKDVKIVADDFACRHDECLSSTLWKGPIPTSGSLKIIAKPAPQPAARTPVPEPSPPPREVEVAPQANSCPQSDSCSVLHGEGQSERDRLLEAMETAGWVQAKAARLLNLTPRQIGYALRKHDIPIKRF; encoded by the coding sequence ATGATTAGCTCCACAAGGGACGGCTTGAATTTTACCTCTCATCACGCGCCCGACTCCAACGAGTTCTCCAACCGCGCTGAGATCGCTCTCCATGGCGTGTACGAGATCTCGAAGATTCTCGCGATTCCCGCGCGCCTCGAGACAACCCTTTCGAATGTCCTGAAGCTGCTTTCGAGTTTCCTCGAAATGCGGCACGGAACGATCGCGCTTCTGGACGCGGACGGCGCGCCGAAAATTGTCGTGGGCTTGGGCTGGAATGAGGAAAATGCGAAAACCCATTTCGACCGGATTCCAGAACGGGCTATTGGTCAAATCGTGACGACCAAAATGCCGGTCGTTATCGAAGACGTCGCGAAAAACCCCTTGTTTGCGGATTGGTCGGCCTCCGAGCGGGGAAAGACCGATTCAAGAGTTTCATTCATTGGCGTTCCGATCAAGGAGCGCGACAGGGTGATCGGCACGCTGACGATCGATCGGATTTGGGATGGCCGCGCCGATTTCCGCTTCGATGAGGATGTCCGTTTTCTTGCAATGATCGCCAATCTGGTTGGGCAGACAGTGCGCCTCCATGATGTCGTCTTGCGCGATCGCGAGCGCCTTATGACAGAGCAATACCGGCTTGAGAAGGAGCTGTCCGAGTCCGCCCCGGCGGAACGCGAACCACGCTTGAAGGGTATCATTGGCGAAAGCGATGCGATCCGCTCCGTCCTCGACAAGATCAAGATCGTCGCGCGCAGCAATTCGACGGTGCTGCTGCGTGGAGAATCGGGGACCGGCAAGGAGCTTTTCGCACGCGCCACCCACGATCTTTCTCCGCGCAAGAAAGGGCCTTTCATCAAGCTCAACTGCGCCGCATTGCCCGAGTCGGTGCTGGAATCCGAGCTTTTCGGGCATGAGAGAGGCGCGTTTACCGGCGCGATGGCGCAGCGCAAAGGCCGCTTTGAACTGGCCGATCGCGGCACCTTGTTTCTGGACGAGATTGGCGAAATCTCGCCGACGTTTCAGGCGAAGCTTCTTCGGGTGCTTCAAGAAGGCGAGTTTGAGCGGGTTGGGGGGATGCGGACGCTCAAGGTCGACGTCCGCCTGGTCGCAGCCACGAACAAGAATCTCGAAGATGCCGTCGCTCGCGGGGAGTTCCGCGCCGATCTCTATTACCGCATCAATGTTGTCTCGATTTCGCTTCCGGCGCTTCGAGACCGGCCCGACGATGTCTACATTCTGGCCCGTGAATTTCTGCGCCGGTTCAATCAGGAACATGGAACCCAGCTGGCCCTGACGTCCTCGGCCAAAGGCGTCCTGGAGGAATGTTATTTTCCCGGCAATGTGCGGGAACTTGAAAATTGTGTGCGGCGAACAGCCACGCTGGCCAAGGATGTGAAAATTGTCGCCGACGATTTCGCCTGCCGTCATGACGAGTGTCTATCTTCGACTCTGTGGAAAGGGCCCATCCCGACATCCGGATCGCTGAAGATCATCGCCAAACCCGCGCCACAACCCGCCGCGCGGACTCCGGTGCCGGAGCCTTCCCCGCCGCCGCGCGAGGTGGAAGTCGCTCCCCAGGCGAATTCCTGCCCTCAGTCGGACAGTTGTAGCGTTTTGCACGGGGAAGGTCAGTCGGAACGGGATCGCTTGCTCGAGGCGATGGAGACGGCTGGCTGGGTGCAGGCCAAGGCCGCGCGCTTGCTGAATTTGACTCCGCGGCAGATTGGCTACGCTCTGCGCAAGCACGATATTCCGATCAAACGATTCTGA
- a CDS encoding electron transfer flavoprotein subunit alpha produces MTEAAKPAPAPAGRAGTRKELPEHFRGYKHVWVVVECEHGAVHPVSFELLGEGRKLADKRGVELAGVIMGSDRETIAAVANECFEYGADVVYTVTDPALAHYRNEAYTKAMTDLVKTYKPEILLLGATTLGRDLAGSVATTLLTGLTADCTELAIDDEGSLAATRPTFGGSLLCTILTLNYRPQMATVRPRVLPMPTPEPGRRGRIVEHPLGLVEEDIVTKVLQFVADRESNKAQLAYADIVVAGGLGLRSAENFQLVKSLAEVLGAEYGGSRPLVQKGWMSSDRQIGQTGKTIRPKLYIAAGISGAIQHRVGVEGADLIVAINTDPNAQIFDFAHLGIVADAIRLLPALTEAFRKHLSVNRLAG; encoded by the coding sequence ATGACCGAGGCCGCGAAACCAGCACCCGCGCCAGCCGGCCGCGCCGGCACCAGGAAAGAGCTGCCTGAACATTTTAGAGGCTACAAACATGTTTGGGTCGTCGTCGAATGTGAGCATGGCGCCGTCCATCCGGTTTCGTTCGAGCTTCTAGGCGAGGGCCGTAAGCTGGCGGACAAGAGAGGCGTCGAACTGGCCGGAGTCATCATGGGCAGCGATCGCGAAACCATCGCTGCGGTTGCCAATGAATGCTTCGAATATGGCGCGGATGTCGTCTATACGGTGACCGATCCGGCGCTCGCTCATTATCGCAATGAGGCCTACACCAAGGCCATGACGGATCTCGTCAAAACCTACAAGCCCGAGATTTTGCTCCTCGGGGCGACGACGCTGGGGCGCGATCTTGCCGGATCCGTGGCGACGACTCTGCTTACGGGGCTCACCGCCGACTGCACGGAGCTTGCCATCGACGATGAAGGCTCGCTCGCGGCAACAAGGCCGACCTTTGGCGGTTCGCTCCTTTGTACCATCCTGACCCTGAACTATCGGCCGCAGATGGCGACCGTGCGGCCGCGGGTCCTGCCGATGCCGACGCCCGAGCCCGGCCGTCGGGGCCGCATCGTCGAACATCCGCTCGGATTGGTGGAAGAAGATATCGTCACCAAAGTCCTGCAGTTCGTCGCCGACAGAGAGTCGAACAAGGCCCAACTTGCTTATGCGGATATTGTTGTCGCCGGCGGTTTGGGCCTGCGCTCGGCCGAGAATTTTCAGCTTGTCAAATCGCTCGCCGAAGTCCTCGGCGCCGAATATGGCGGCTCGCGCCCGCTGGTTCAAAAAGGCTGGATGAGCTCCGACCGACAGATTGGACAGACGGGAAAAACCATTCGGCCAAAGCTCTATATCGCGGCCGGGATTTCGGGAGCGATCCAGCACAGGGTGGGCGTCGAAGGCGCCGATCTGATTGTCGCGATCAACACCGACCCGAACGCGCAAATATTCGATTTCGCACATCTGGGGATCGTCGCGGATGCCATCAGGCTGTTGCCGGCCCTGACAGAGGCCTTCCGCAAGCATCTCTCGGTCAACCGGCTCGCGGGCTGA
- a CDS encoding FAD-dependent oxidoreductase — MIEERFDAIVVGAGPSGNAAAYTMAKEGLKVLQLERGEYPGSKNVQGAILYANALEKIIPDFREDAPLERHIIEQRLWTMDDTSYVGMHYRSEDFNEERPNRYTIIRAQFDKWFSRKVRDAGVVLLCETTVRELLRDRHGKVIGVRTDRDGGVAFADVVILGEGVNGLVGQRSGLRSELKPESVALAVKEMHFLPREVIESRFNLKGNEGVVIEAMGTITAGMTGTGFLYTNQESISVGIGAIVSDFAENGTTPYGLLEAFKNHPSIKPLLANSECKEYAAHLIPEGGYKSIPELFGDGWIVVGDAGQFVNAVHREGSNLAMTTGRIAGETVVWLKRRREELSKANLVEYKRRLDETFVMKDLKKYKKIPEFLHHNKHVFGLYPRLLTAAAQTWFRVDGADKLTKEKEILKSFRKGRTMSGLIGDAFKLVRAWR; from the coding sequence ATGATCGAGGAACGCTTCGACGCGATTGTGGTAGGGGCAGGCCCTTCAGGCAATGCCGCCGCCTATACCATGGCCAAGGAAGGGCTCAAGGTTCTCCAGCTCGAGCGAGGAGAATACCCAGGTTCGAAGAATGTCCAGGGGGCGATTCTCTACGCCAATGCTCTGGAAAAAATCATCCCGGATTTTCGGGAAGATGCGCCCCTAGAACGCCATATCATCGAGCAGCGTCTTTGGACGATGGACGACACCTCCTATGTCGGCATGCATTACCGTTCCGAAGATTTCAATGAAGAGCGGCCGAACCGCTATACGATCATCAGGGCGCAGTTTGACAAATGGTTCAGCCGCAAGGTCCGCGACGCGGGCGTCGTCCTGCTGTGTGAAACAACGGTCCGGGAACTCTTGCGCGATCGTCACGGGAAAGTTATCGGGGTCAGGACCGATCGCGATGGCGGCGTGGCGTTCGCCGATGTCGTCATTCTCGGCGAGGGCGTGAACGGCCTCGTCGGACAGCGCTCGGGCCTCCGCTCCGAATTAAAGCCGGAAAGCGTGGCGCTGGCAGTTAAGGAAATGCATTTTCTGCCGCGAGAGGTCATCGAGAGCCGATTCAATCTGAAGGGCAACGAAGGCGTGGTCATCGAAGCGATGGGCACGATCACCGCCGGGATGACGGGCACGGGCTTTCTCTACACCAATCAGGAATCGATCTCGGTCGGTATCGGGGCCATTGTGTCCGATTTCGCTGAAAATGGCACGACGCCTTACGGCCTCCTGGAAGCCTTCAAAAATCATCCGAGCATCAAACCGCTGCTGGCCAATTCCGAGTGCAAGGAATACGCGGCCCATCTGATCCCCGAAGGTGGCTACAAGTCGATTCCCGAACTCTTCGGCGACGGCTGGATTGTCGTTGGCGATGCCGGGCAATTCGTCAATGCGGTGCATCGGGAGGGGTCCAATCTGGCGATGACCACAGGCCGCATTGCCGGCGAAACGGTCGTTTGGCTCAAGCGGCGGCGCGAAGAATTGTCGAAGGCAAATCTGGTCGAATATAAGCGCCGGCTCGATGAGACCTTCGTCATGAAGGATCTCAAGAAATATAAGAAAATTCCCGAATTTCTGCACCACAACAAGCACGTCTTCGGGCTTTATCCGAGGCTGTTGACCGCCGCTGCGCAGACCTGGTTTCGGGTGGACGGCGCCGACAAGCTCACGAAGGAAAAAGAGATCCTTAAGTCGTTCCGCAAAGGCCGGACGATGTCTGGCCTAATTGGAGATGCATTCAAGCTGGTGAGGGCATGGCGATGA
- a CDS encoding nitrogen fixation protein FixA — translation MHIVVCMKQVPDSAQIRVHPVTNTIMRQGVPTIINPYDLFALEEAMRWRDRFGGEVTVLTMGPPMAEDSLRKALTFGANRAVLLTDRFFAGSDTLATSYALAGALQKIEQEFGKPAMIFTGKQTIDGDTAQVGPGVAKRLGLNQLTYVARIVELVPEEDRITVERRAEGGVQVLSTRLPVLITMLEGANEIRRGSLDDAFRAARAKIVTWSAADAGITDLAKCGLRGSPTIVKKVFAPPARAEKAHQIPTTDQSMEELAEKAMGEIFKRQPALEGELMRFSAGQ, via the coding sequence ATGCACATTGTCGTCTGCATGAAGCAGGTTCCCGATAGCGCGCAAATTCGTGTTCATCCGGTTACGAACACGATTATGCGCCAAGGTGTGCCGACGATTATCAACCCTTACGATCTTTTCGCGCTCGAAGAGGCGATGCGATGGCGCGACCGTTTTGGCGGTGAGGTGACGGTGCTTACCATGGGTCCGCCCATGGCCGAGGATTCGCTTCGCAAGGCGCTGACGTTTGGAGCCAACCGCGCCGTCTTGCTGACGGATCGCTTTTTTGCCGGCTCCGATACTTTGGCGACGAGCTACGCTTTGGCCGGTGCCTTGCAAAAGATCGAGCAGGAATTTGGCAAGCCGGCGATGATCTTCACCGGCAAGCAGACCATCGACGGCGACACGGCGCAGGTCGGCCCCGGGGTTGCCAAGCGGCTGGGGCTCAATCAGCTTACTTATGTCGCCCGGATCGTCGAGCTTGTTCCGGAGGAGGACCGTATTACCGTCGAGCGCCGCGCCGAGGGCGGTGTCCAGGTCTTATCGACGCGTTTGCCGGTCCTGATCACAATGCTCGAGGGCGCCAACGAAATCCGGCGCGGCTCGCTTGACGATGCCTTCCGGGCGGCGCGGGCGAAGATCGTCACTTGGAGTGCCGCGGATGCGGGGATCACGGATCTCGCCAAATGTGGATTGCGCGGCTCGCCGACTATCGTGAAGAAAGTCTTCGCGCCGCCAGCGCGGGCTGAAAAGGCGCATCAAATCCCGACCACCGATCAGTCCATGGAGGAGCTCGCGGAGAAGGCGATGGGCGAGATTTTTAAGCGTCAACCGGCCCTTGAAGGCGAACTCATGCGATTTTCCGCAGGCCAATAG
- a CDS encoding ferredoxin produces MAYKIIASQCTGCSMCEFECPNAAISMKGDTFVIDPKKCTECEGHFDRPKCDEVCPVPNTCVPA; encoded by the coding sequence ATGGCCTATAAGATTATCGCTTCACAATGCACGGGCTGTAGCATGTGCGAGTTCGAATGCCCCAATGCTGCGATCTCGATGAAGGGCGATACATTTGTCATCGATCCCAAGAAATGCACCGAATGCGAAGGCCATTTCGACCGGCCGAAATGCGACGAAGTGTGTCCGGTTCCGAATACCTGCGTTCCAGCCTAA
- a CDS encoding ferredoxin family protein, whose translation MAEVGASGTKVEEKLFQNRYLVDAGRPHIKVRPHEVPSKALLSLTFTCPAGCYSQNDKGQVEITVDGCVECGTCRVVTSKTGEIEWDYPRGGFGVLYKFG comes from the coding sequence ATGGCGGAAGTCGGTGCATCCGGCACCAAGGTTGAAGAGAAGCTTTTTCAAAATCGCTATCTGGTGGACGCGGGGCGGCCGCACATCAAGGTGCGCCCGCATGAGGTTCCATCAAAGGCCTTGCTGTCGCTGACATTCACGTGTCCGGCAGGCTGTTATAGCCAGAACGACAAGGGCCAGGTCGAGATCACGGTGGACGGCTGCGTTGAATGCGGGACCTGCCGTGTGGTGACCTCAAAAACCGGCGAGATCGAGTGGGATTATCCACGCGGCGGGTTTGGCGTTCTTTACAAATTCGGATGA
- the modD gene encoding ModD protein — protein MRLSDAEIDILLEEDVRFGDLTMRVLGIGDKPGRMTFAARQNLVVCGSDEAARLLSRLGASVGFAAPAGMRVEKGTLLLEVEGSAAALHAGWKTAQTLMEWASGISTLTNGIVSAARTYAPRIAVLCTRKSVPFTRKLSLSAVIAGGGEIHRLGLFDTIMVFDEHRAFLDRPADFKAFIAKLKERAPERSVMVEVTSEADALLAAEAMVDVIQLEKFAPFAVACVVQEIRKRRDGRPVIAAAGGINAQNAGDYARAGAHALITSAPFYASPVEIQVRISPL, from the coding sequence TTGCGCTTGTCGGATGCTGAAATTGACATCCTCCTGGAGGAGGACGTGCGTTTCGGCGATTTGACGATGCGGGTGCTGGGCATTGGCGATAAGCCGGGGCGGATGACCTTTGCGGCGCGTCAGAATCTGGTCGTTTGCGGATCGGATGAAGCAGCTCGGCTGCTATCTCGCCTCGGTGCGTCGGTCGGCTTTGCCGCGCCGGCTGGAATGCGCGTCGAGAAGGGGACCCTTCTCCTCGAGGTCGAGGGGTCGGCCGCCGCTCTTCACGCCGGTTGGAAGACGGCGCAAACGCTCATGGAATGGGCGTCGGGAATTTCGACCCTCACCAACGGCATTGTCTCAGCCGCGAGAACTTACGCTCCCCGGATTGCGGTTCTCTGCACGCGGAAGTCGGTACCGTTCACGCGCAAGCTATCTTTGAGCGCCGTGATCGCCGGTGGGGGCGAGATCCATCGCCTTGGGCTTTTCGACACGATCATGGTCTTCGACGAGCATCGGGCTTTTCTAGATAGACCTGCTGATTTTAAGGCCTTCATCGCCAAGCTCAAGGAACGCGCCCCCGAGCGCTCCGTCATGGTGGAGGTCACCTCTGAAGCCGATGCGCTTCTGGCGGCTGAAGCTATGGTGGATGTGATTCAACTTGAAAAATTCGCACCCTTTGCAGTGGCCTGCGTCGTGCAAGAGATCCGCAAAAGAAGGGATGGTCGCCCCGTCATCGCTGCAGCGGGCGGCATCAATGCACAAAACGCAGGCGACTATGCAAGGGCTGGAGCCCATGCGCTGATCACATCGGCTCCTTTTTATGCAAGCCCGGTTGAGATTCAGGTTCGCATTAGCCCATTGTGA
- the nifT gene encoding putative nitrogen fixation protein NifT, with translation MKVMIRRSPETGLSIYVPKKDLEEPIVESQFETLWGGWIRIANGWVLNLPEMAPDTPLPITVNARKSGEEES, from the coding sequence ATGAAAGTAATGATTCGCCGCTCTCCCGAGACCGGTCTTTCGATTTATGTGCCGAAGAAAGATCTCGAGGAGCCGATTGTCGAATCCCAGTTTGAAACTCTTTGGGGAGGCTGGATTCGCATTGCGAATGGTTGGGTGCTCAATCTTCCCGAAATGGCGCCCGATACGCCTCTGCCCATAACCGTGAATGCGCGCAAAAGCGGCGAAGAGGAGTCCTGA
- the nifV gene encoding homocitrate synthase, whose product MPQGQPPIIVNDTTLRDGEQAPGVSFTLEEKLAIARSLDAARVDEIEAGIPAMGRAEIEAIAAVGETVRNAAVIAWCRMTEADVDAALETGLTRVNLSVPVSDRQIWVKFRSGREEVISRIQRVVSYAREKGLSVSVGGEDSSRADFGFLLQVVKTAGEAGAHRFRFADTVGILEPFKTYDLFKSLRAETDLELEFHGHDDLGLATANTLAAVRGGATHASVCVLGLGERAGNAALEEVVAALGQVGNRQTAVDLTHLTDLAELVAKVARRPIPAAKSIVGAAAFAHESGIHVSGLLRDPECYEALNPAWFGRTRSIVLGKHSGMAAVTNALVSLGLEVDESRARRVLDEVRTRASALKRSVGDLELLEFYAATGSEKSSLPTDANLD is encoded by the coding sequence ATGCCGCAGGGACAGCCTCCCATCATCGTGAATGATACGACGCTTCGCGACGGCGAGCAGGCGCCGGGCGTCTCCTTCACCCTCGAAGAAAAGCTCGCGATCGCGCGCAGCCTTGATGCGGCCCGGGTCGATGAGATCGAGGCCGGAATTCCGGCGATGGGAAGAGCCGAGATCGAGGCCATTGCGGCCGTGGGCGAGACGGTCCGCAATGCGGCCGTCATTGCCTGGTGCCGAATGACCGAGGCGGATGTCGATGCCGCGCTCGAGACCGGCCTCACGCGGGTCAATCTGTCGGTGCCGGTGTCCGACCGGCAAATTTGGGTCAAATTCAGATCTGGGCGCGAGGAGGTGATTTCGCGCATTCAACGGGTTGTTTCTTATGCGCGGGAGAAGGGTCTTTCGGTCTCGGTCGGCGGCGAAGATTCGAGCCGCGCGGACTTCGGGTTTCTGTTGCAGGTCGTCAAAACCGCGGGAGAAGCCGGAGCGCATCGCTTCAGGTTTGCGGACACCGTCGGAATCCTTGAGCCGTTCAAGACCTACGACCTTTTCAAAAGCCTCCGCGCGGAAACCGATCTGGAGCTTGAATTTCATGGTCACGACGATCTCGGCCTGGCGACGGCAAATACGCTGGCGGCTGTGCGCGGCGGAGCAACCCACGCGAGCGTTTGCGTGCTGGGCCTCGGCGAGCGTGCCGGAAATGCCGCGCTTGAGGAAGTGGTTGCTGCGCTCGGTCAGGTTGGGAATCGTCAGACCGCCGTCGATCTCACCCATCTGACCGATCTGGCGGAGCTGGTTGCAAAGGTGGCGCGCCGGCCGATTCCCGCGGCGAAATCGATCGTTGGGGCGGCGGCCTTTGCCCATGAATCCGGAATCCATGTTTCCGGGCTTCTGCGCGACCCTGAGTGCTACGAAGCGCTGAATCCGGCCTGGTTCGGCCGAACCCGCAGCATTGTGCTCGGCAAGCACTCCGGCATGGCAGCGGTGACCAATGCGTTGGTCTCGCTGGGTTTGGAGGTCGATGAAAGCCGGGCGCGCCGGGTGCTCGACGAAGTCCGCACGCGCGCCTCCGCCCTCAAAAGGTCGGTTGGCGATCTTGAGCTTTTGGAGTTTTACGCTGCGACGGGCTCCGAGAAATCGTCGCTCCCGACAGATGCCAATTTGGATTGA